In a genomic window of Helianthus annuus cultivar XRQ/B chromosome 10, HanXRQr2.0-SUNRISE, whole genome shotgun sequence:
- the LOC110884845 gene encoding transcription factor bHLH48 — translation MEEHVETSFQSFQFVDDQIQSMILAQPVQEINNSFTNLLDLSPNQAVKLLHSPDGFCSVFPVMEMTSASDLPLSSPNFCNPVKREPIETGFLHDSPSIFTDLIKSKSSSTKRNKREKVRSVKKMKNDTKANEGEKVEYIHVRARRGEATDSHSLAERARREKINTRMKLLQELVPGCNKISGTAMVLDKIISHVQSLQHQVEFLSMKLAAVQPDVDINLDNLIASESGSPMESNFTGMVSPSLWVDGQVGVNTQQYGEPGLKS, via the exons ATGGAGGAACATGTCGAAACGAGTTTCCAGTCGTTTCAGTTTGTTGATGATCAGATTCAGAGCATGATTTTAGCGCAACCTGTGCAGGAGATTAACAATTCGTTTACGAATCTTCTAGATCTATCGCCAAATCAAGCGGTGAAGCTCCTACACTCGCCGGACGGCTTCTGTTCCGTGTTTCCGGTGATGGAGATGACGTCAGCGTCTGATCTACCGCTTTCGAGCCCTAATTTCTGCAATCCGGTGAAACGAGAGCCAATCGAAACAGGTTTTTTGCATGATTCTCCATCGATTTTTACAGATTTGATCAAATCGAAATCAAGTTCAACGAAACGGAATAAACGAGAGAAG GTGCGATCGGTGAAGAAGATGAAAAATGATACGAAAGCGAATGAGGGAGAGAAGGTTGAGTACATTCATGTTCGTGCTCGGCGAGGTGAAGCAACAGATAGTCATAGCTTAGCCGAACGA GCAAGACGAGAGAAAATCAATACTCGGATGAAGCTTCTTCAAGAACTGGTCCCTGGCTGTAATAAG ATTTCTGGTACAGCAATGGTGCTTGATAAGATAATCAGTCATGTACAATCCCTGCAACATCAAGTAGAG TTCTTATCAATGAAGCTGGCTGCTGTTCAACCTGATGTTGATATCAACTTAGACAATTTAATTGCTTCAGAG AGTGGATCACCAATGGAGTCTAATTTCACGGGcatggtctcaccatcattgtGGGTTGACGGGCAAGTCGGTGTGAACACACAACAATATGGTGAACCCGGATTGAAATCTTGA